One genomic region from Saprospiraceae bacterium encodes:
- the secDF gene encoding protein translocase subunit SecDF: protein MLGKGLVKFFFILLVVVCLMQYLFMLPTKRIENRADRYAQELADALPDSIKGETAYKDFRTRYLDSVSDVVAFSIPGMKKYSYEELKRQQLALGLDLKGGLQTTLNVDLKDFLIRLSKDSKDPDFLLALDNAEKALSNDNRNFILIFGEEFAKVAKGKKLSAIFQRDPGLRSQINLETSDATVLNILRTKADETVKLTFDRLKNRIDKFGVIQPNVSLDAARDQISVELPGIENPERARRLLQTTAKLEFWDVYRAGDPALTSPSILNAIVDADGLLKKTMGEDTIAVDTVLNIDTAYTQVFDSIGNVVDSTMRIDTLPASADPLANRGPLLRIFTPNFVNQDRTNFTFSPSVMGVAESHMKNTISSYLADPAVMAMFPKDLEFRWAAKPVSLTSTDEGEKSNMYYLYAIHKKRGSDVAPIEGDRIIDAKPSSNQQGQTTVTLKMDNAGSKVWADMTTKAAQDNNREVAICLDDEVVSCPSVNGPITGGDTEITGSFTVQEATDLANILQVGKLPAKTKIVAESLIGPSLGKDNIRRSLLAMAIGFFIVLAFMIFYYGSGGLVSIIALIANLFFIIGALASLGTVLTLPGIAGIVLTTGMAVDANVIIYERIREELRAGKSLLTSIAEGFKHSMSAILDSNMTTLLIGIVLIYFGTGPLKGFGTVLIVGIIFTVFTALLLSRLMIDYWVGKGKDISFWTSKTKDLFTHISFDWIGIRKKAYMFSGALILLGLISIFTRGFDLGVDFKGGYSYNIDFGASGISSEQVRNTLSTTLPGSPVIKAVDVSNTYNITTSYLINDLEADAPDRVLAKILDGLKGLPGAENLTLDQLKNPDGTGIHITSFTKVGPTIADDIRASAIWSTIVGLLVIFLYILVRFNKWQYSLGATVALAHDVLITVGLFSLLHGWFPISLEIDQAFIAAILTLIGYSINDTVIVFDRIREYMGHYTTLTSSEVINKAINSTLARTIITSLTVFFTIFVLLLFGGSSIKGFAFAMTVGVVVGTYSSIFIASPILVDFAMGEKKIKANSNTPDQKVKNAPATTPLKVK from the coding sequence ATGTTAGGTAAAGGTTTAGTGAAGTTTTTCTTCATACTGCTGGTTGTAGTATGCTTGATGCAATATTTATTCATGTTGCCGACCAAACGGATAGAAAACAGGGCTGATCGATATGCTCAGGAATTGGCGGATGCTTTACCCGATAGTATCAAAGGGGAGACTGCTTATAAAGATTTCAGGACCAGATATTTGGATTCTGTATCTGATGTAGTCGCCTTTAGTATACCGGGCATGAAGAAATATAGCTATGAAGAGCTCAAACGCCAACAGTTAGCACTTGGATTGGACTTAAAAGGTGGTCTTCAGACTACGCTCAATGTCGATCTTAAAGATTTTTTGATCAGACTTTCAAAAGATAGTAAAGATCCGGATTTCCTCCTGGCACTTGACAATGCGGAAAAAGCATTGTCCAATGACAACCGGAATTTCATACTCATTTTTGGAGAAGAGTTTGCTAAAGTAGCGAAAGGCAAAAAACTTTCTGCTATTTTTCAACGTGACCCAGGATTAAGAAGCCAAATCAACCTGGAGACCTCAGATGCAACCGTACTTAATATACTTCGAACCAAAGCAGACGAGACTGTCAAATTGACTTTTGACCGTTTGAAAAACAGGATAGATAAATTTGGGGTAATCCAGCCCAATGTGTCCCTTGATGCAGCCAGAGACCAGATCTCAGTAGAGTTGCCTGGTATTGAGAATCCTGAGCGGGCTCGAAGATTATTACAAACCACCGCTAAACTTGAATTCTGGGATGTCTATCGGGCAGGTGATCCTGCTTTGACTTCTCCAAGTATATTGAATGCCATCGTAGATGCTGATGGTCTGCTTAAAAAAACGATGGGGGAAGATACCATAGCTGTTGACACTGTTCTAAATATTGATACTGCTTACACCCAGGTTTTTGATTCCATTGGTAATGTAGTTGATTCAACGATGAGGATCGATACCTTACCTGCTTCTGCGGATCCATTGGCTAACAGAGGCCCTCTGCTGAGGATATTTACTCCAAACTTTGTCAATCAAGATAGAACTAATTTTACATTTTCACCTTCGGTGATGGGTGTTGCGGAAAGCCACATGAAGAATACGATCTCGAGCTACCTGGCTGATCCTGCAGTTATGGCGATGTTTCCCAAAGATCTTGAGTTTCGTTGGGCTGCTAAGCCGGTGAGCCTTACCAGCACAGACGAAGGAGAAAAATCCAATATGTATTATCTGTATGCGATACATAAAAAGCGAGGATCTGATGTAGCGCCTATAGAAGGGGATAGAATCATAGATGCTAAACCATCCAGCAATCAACAAGGCCAGACGACAGTGACTCTTAAAATGGACAATGCCGGATCCAAAGTATGGGCAGACATGACTACCAAGGCTGCACAGGATAATAACAGGGAAGTAGCTATTTGTTTGGATGATGAAGTGGTGTCATGTCCTAGTGTAAATGGACCTATTACCGGTGGTGACACTGAAATCACAGGTAGTTTTACAGTACAAGAGGCTACAGATCTGGCTAATATCTTACAAGTAGGTAAATTACCTGCCAAGACAAAAATTGTTGCCGAATCTTTGATCGGTCCTTCTTTAGGTAAAGACAATATCCGTCGTAGCTTATTGGCCATGGCTATTGGCTTTTTTATTGTTTTGGCCTTTATGATATTTTATTATGGCAGTGGAGGTTTGGTTTCTATTATTGCTTTGATCGCCAACTTATTTTTTATAATCGGAGCGTTGGCATCACTGGGTACAGTGCTTACATTGCCAGGTATCGCAGGTATTGTGTTGACTACGGGTATGGCAGTAGATGCTAACGTAATCATTTATGAACGGATCAGGGAAGAGCTGAGAGCTGGCAAATCACTGCTGACTTCCATTGCAGAAGGATTTAAACATTCGATGTCCGCCATTCTAGACTCCAACATGACTACCTTGTTGATAGGTATTGTTTTGATATATTTTGGCACGGGTCCTTTGAAAGGATTCGGTACTGTATTGATAGTCGGTATCATATTTACTGTTTTCACTGCATTATTATTATCCAGGTTGATGATTGACTATTGGGTTGGCAAAGGCAAGGATATTAGTTTCTGGACTTCCAAAACAAAAGATTTATTTACCCATATCAGTTTTGACTGGATTGGCATCAGAAAGAAAGCCTATATGTTTTCTGGAGCACTGATTCTTTTAGGATTGATATCTATTTTCACCAGAGGGTTTGACTTGGGCGTTGATTTTAAAGGTGGATATTCTTACAATATTGATTTTGGAGCTTCGGGTATATCTTCTGAACAGGTCAGAAATACATTATCCACCACATTACCCGGCTCTCCGGTTATCAAAGCCGTAGATGTATCCAATACTTATAATATCACTACCAGTTATTTGATCAATGATCTTGAAGCAGATGCGCCTGATCGTGTACTTGCTAAGATTCTGGATGGTTTAAAAGGCCTGCCTGGTGCAGAAAATCTTACTTTGGATCAACTAAAAAATCCTGATGGTACTGGCATCCATATCACCAGTTTTACCAAAGTAGGCCCAACAATAGCAGATGACATCAGGGCAAGTGCTATTTGGTCCACCATTGTTGGATTATTGGTAATCTTTTTATATATCCTGGTGCGTTTTAACAAGTGGCAGTATAGTTTGGGTGCTACAGTGGCTTTAGCGCATGATGTATTGATCACCGTAGGTTTGTTTTCACTGCTTCACGGATGGTTTCCTATATCGCTTGAGATAGATCAGGCTTTCATAGCTGCAATTTTGACCTTGATTGGTTATTCCATCAATGACACCGTGATTGTATTTGATAGGATCAGAGAATATATGGGGCACTATACAACTTTGACTTCTTCTGAAGTAATTAATAAAGCCATCAACAGCACCTTGGCCAGAACGATCATTACTTCACTTACTGTATTCTTTACCATTTTCGTACTATTGTTGTTTGGAGGTTCGTCCATTAAGGGATTTGCCTTTGCGATGACTGTGGGTGTCGTAGTAGGTACCTATTCCTCCATCTTTATTGCTTCACCGATCCTGGTAGATTTTGCAATGGGTGAAAAAAAAATCAAAGCAAATAGCAATACACCCGATCAAAAAGTGAAAAATGCACCAGCAACCACTCC
- the rplU gene encoding 50S ribosomal protein L21, producing MYAIVTIAGQQMKVSEGQKLFVHRLDAKKGDSIHLDQILLIDRDGAVEVGTPTLSGSINATVLADDVQGDKVIVFKKKRRKGYKVKRGHRQQFTQIQINSITA from the coding sequence ATGTATGCAATTGTAACTATTGCCGGTCAACAAATGAAAGTGTCAGAAGGCCAAAAGCTTTTTGTCCACCGGCTGGATGCAAAGAAAGGCGACTCCATCCACCTTGATCAAATTCTTTTGATCGACCGCGATGGTGCAGTAGAAGTCGGTACTCCGACTTTGAGTGGCTCTATCAATGCAACTGTCCTGGCTGATGATGTCCAGGGAGACAAAGTAATCGTGTTCAAAAAGAAAAGAAGAAAAGGTTACAAAGTCAAAAGAGGACATCGTCAACAATTTACCCAAATTCAAATTAATTCCATCACCGCATAA
- the rpmA gene encoding 50S ribosomal protein L27 → MAHKKGEGKVLNGRDSNPKYLGVKKFGGEVVRAGNILVRQRGTRFHPGTNVGVAKDFTLHALVDGTVQFKKGRQDRTFIHILTAQA, encoded by the coding sequence ATGGCACATAAGAAAGGGGAAGGTAAAGTATTAAACGGAAGGGATAGCAATCCTAAATACCTGGGTGTTAAAAAATTTGGTGGTGAGGTGGTAAGAGCTGGCAATATCCTTGTAAGACAAAGAGGTACCCGATTCCATCCAGGGACTAATGTGGGTGTAGCTAAAGATTTCACTTTGCATGCTTTGGTCGATGGTACTGTTCAATTCAAAAAAGGAAGACAAGACAGGACCTTCATCCATATTTTGACTGCTCAGGCTTAG
- a CDS encoding heme-binding domain-containing protein has product MIRKILLGLLAILLVIQFFRPAKNNSNDQQYHIKTLYPMSADLTKLMEVACDDCHSNNTRYPWYSNFQPLAWWLDDHIKEGTRHLNFSNLASRRIALQNKKLEEVVEMIEEGEMPLYSYTLTHSDARLTADQKKMITDWAKSASDHIKATYPADSLVLPKRPAPAK; this is encoded by the coding sequence ATGATTAGGAAAATACTTTTGGGTTTATTGGCCATTTTGCTGGTCATTCAATTTTTCAGGCCTGCGAAAAACAATAGCAATGATCAACAATATCATATAAAGACATTATATCCTATGTCTGCTGACCTTACCAAACTAATGGAGGTAGCCTGTGATGATTGCCATTCTAACAATACAAGATATCCGTGGTATTCTAATTTTCAGCCATTGGCTTGGTGGTTAGATGATCACATCAAGGAAGGTACCCGGCATTTGAATTTTTCCAATTTGGCTAGCCGGCGAATTGCCCTGCAAAACAAAAAATTGGAAGAAGTCGTCGAAATGATAGAAGAAGGTGAAATGCCATTATACTCATATACTTTGACTCACAGCGATGCCCGGCTCACTGCAGACCAGAAAAAAATGATTACCGACTGGGCAAAGTCTGCATCAGATCATATAAAGGCAACGTACCCTGCGGATAGTTTAGTACTTCCTAAGCGACCCGCTCCAGCTAAATAG
- a CDS encoding FAD-binding oxidoreductase: MDVLIVGQGLAGSLLASELEDQQKSFVLIDQYLPGAASLLAAGIINPVTGRRYVKSWKYDELVPIFIKTYEDITSKLACQVLFEHDILLGLSSIKEENDLLSQSLRYQYEDLISQADEKRNYLSASIRSVYKIKGYRLDIKTMLHSLRSIWKLADKLIEEQMIYTDLRHTSKGWEYHGIIAQHIVFCEGAAVIHNPYFKNLPILGNKGQLLLIETPELELNATFKHHLVVSGYKNKQWVGATYEWKYNSVYPSEEGMAELRQKLSEILITPFRIDAHHAGIRPTTADRRPLIALHPEFNTMWALNGLGTKGSSLAPFLIKKFIPHLFGPDMDNEFDAKRLIK, encoded by the coding sequence GTGGATGTGCTGATAGTGGGGCAGGGGCTTGCAGGTAGTTTGTTGGCCTCTGAGTTAGAAGATCAGCAAAAATCCTTTGTTCTTATAGATCAGTATTTACCAGGGGCAGCTTCGCTTCTGGCAGCAGGCATCATCAATCCAGTCACCGGCAGGAGGTATGTCAAATCCTGGAAGTATGACGAACTGGTACCCATCTTTATCAAAACATATGAAGACATTACATCCAAACTTGCTTGCCAAGTGCTTTTTGAACATGATATACTCCTGGGATTGTCTTCGATCAAAGAGGAAAATGATCTATTGAGTCAATCGCTTCGATATCAATATGAAGATTTGATCAGCCAGGCAGATGAAAAACGAAACTACCTCAGTGCTTCGATCAGATCAGTCTATAAGATCAAAGGATATCGACTTGATATCAAGACCATGCTTCATTCTTTGCGTTCGATATGGAAGCTTGCTGACAAGCTTATCGAAGAACAAATGATTTATACAGATTTGCGCCACACATCGAAAGGATGGGAATACCATGGTATCATAGCTCAGCATATCGTGTTTTGCGAAGGGGCAGCAGTGATTCACAATCCATATTTCAAAAATTTGCCAATCCTAGGCAACAAGGGTCAGTTACTTTTGATTGAAACACCCGAATTAGAATTGAATGCGACTTTTAAACACCATCTCGTGGTATCTGGCTATAAAAACAAACAATGGGTAGGGGCGACCTATGAATGGAAGTATAACAGCGTCTATCCCAGTGAAGAAGGCATGGCAGAACTTAGACAAAAACTATCTGAAATTCTGATTACACCATTCCGCATTGACGCTCATCACGCAGGTATCCGACCGACTACTGCCGATCGCAGACCTCTTATCGCCCTGCACCCTGAATTTAATACTATGTGGGCACTGAATGGTTTAGGCACGAAGGGGTCCTCATTGGCTCCATTTTTAATAAAAAAATTTATACCTCACCTATTTGGGCCTGATATGGATAATGAATTTGATGCGAAGAGATTAATTAAATAA
- a CDS encoding MmcQ/YjbR family DNA-binding protein — MNLEILRSHCLALPFVEERFPFGPEVLVFMINNKMFALVNLVEERLRVNLKCDPDYAITLRDEHEEIIPGWHMNKKHWITVYLDGSLKIALVKELILNSYDLVKLQIKKTKKQT; from the coding sequence ATGAACCTAGAGATACTTAGATCACACTGCTTGGCGCTTCCTTTTGTAGAAGAGCGTTTTCCATTTGGTCCGGAAGTGTTGGTATTTATGATCAATAATAAGATGTTTGCATTGGTTAATTTGGTGGAAGAAAGATTAAGAGTCAATTTAAAATGTGATCCGGATTATGCCATCACCCTTCGAGATGAACATGAAGAGATCATCCCCGGGTGGCATATGAATAAAAAACATTGGATTACTGTATACCTTGACGGCTCATTAAAAATAGCGCTGGTCAAAGAGTTGATTTTAAACTCCTATGACCTGGTCAAACTCCAAATTAAAAAAACCAAAAAGCAAACCTAA
- a CDS encoding tetratricopeptide repeat protein: MEVTDFQKEVVDRSFEVPVVVDFWAPWCGPCRALGPVIEALAAEANGLWELAKLNTDKHQDIAEALNIMSIPAVKMIFQGKIIAEFVGALPKPQIQKWLLENLPAAGDQVTDGVEQADQAADEKLPDPDEILPQIIQVPDPEFLMYLEDYLIQNPDSDKAKVYRASHLVFSDPGEAELLTNHIKEGNPYFDLVHDIRTLSSFFNTEFDQSKVGQLLNQAREDLDFSRQDAAVDKIIQSMHIDKSYKEEIARKTGIALFHIFGKNHAVTKSQRKYFDMAIY, translated from the coding sequence ATGGAAGTAACAGATTTTCAAAAGGAAGTAGTAGACAGAAGCTTTGAGGTGCCAGTCGTCGTCGACTTCTGGGCACCCTGGTGTGGCCCTTGTCGGGCGCTAGGGCCAGTCATTGAAGCCCTGGCTGCCGAGGCCAATGGATTGTGGGAGCTGGCTAAATTAAATACCGATAAACATCAGGATATAGCAGAGGCACTAAACATCATGAGCATTCCGGCTGTAAAAATGATTTTCCAGGGGAAGATCATTGCTGAGTTCGTAGGTGCATTACCTAAACCTCAGATACAAAAATGGTTGCTTGAAAATTTGCCTGCTGCAGGTGATCAAGTGACGGATGGGGTAGAACAAGCTGATCAGGCTGCGGATGAAAAACTACCTGATCCTGATGAGATCCTGCCTCAGATCATCCAAGTGCCTGATCCTGAGTTTTTAATGTATCTCGAAGATTATCTTATTCAGAATCCGGATTCAGATAAAGCTAAAGTGTATCGTGCCAGCCATTTGGTGTTTTCAGACCCGGGAGAAGCTGAGTTACTGACCAATCATATTAAAGAAGGAAACCCTTATTTTGATTTGGTTCATGATATACGTACACTTTCGTCCTTTTTTAATACGGAGTTTGATCAATCCAAAGTGGGCCAGCTCTTGAATCAGGCCAGGGAAGATCTTGATTTTAGCAGGCAAGATGCTGCAGTAGATAAAATCATTCAGTCTATGCACATCGATAAATCCTATAAAGAGGAGATCGCGCGTAAAACAGGCATAGCTTTATTCCATATTTTTGGAAAAAATCATGCTGTTACAAAATCACAGAGGAAGTATTTTGATATGGCTATTTATTGA
- a CDS encoding aspartate carbamoyltransferase catalytic subunit gives MSDKAQLTTRHLLGIKYISTADIELIFDTADEFKDVINRPIKRVPTLRDVTIANIFFENSTRTRISFELAEKRLSADVINFSSSSSSVSKGETLLDTVNNILSMKVDMVVIRHPAAGVPIYLSKRVKANIINAGDGTHEHPTQALLDAYSLKSKLGSLKGKKIVIVGDILHSRVALSNIFCLNKLGAKVRVCGPPTLIPKHIASLGVEVSHDVEACLRWCDAANVLRIQLERQEIPYLPSLREYAQYYGINAAMLNRIEKPITIMHPGPINRGVELSSDAADSKQSIILEQVENGVAIRMAVLYLLANRN, from the coding sequence ATGAGTGATAAAGCGCAGTTGACTACAAGACACCTGTTGGGTATCAAGTATATATCGACTGCCGATATTGAATTGATTTTTGATACTGCTGACGAATTTAAGGATGTCATCAACAGGCCGATTAAAAGGGTACCAACCTTACGGGATGTCACCATCGCCAATATATTTTTTGAAAACTCAACCCGTACGCGTATATCCTTTGAGTTGGCGGAGAAAAGGCTTTCAGCAGATGTGATCAATTTTTCTTCTTCCTCTTCATCTGTAAGCAAAGGGGAGACCCTGCTCGATACTGTCAATAATATTCTGTCCATGAAAGTGGATATGGTCGTCATCAGACACCCTGCGGCCGGAGTCCCAATATATCTATCCAAAAGAGTAAAGGCCAACATCATCAATGCAGGAGATGGCACCCACGAACATCCGACACAGGCATTACTGGATGCTTACTCGCTTAAAAGCAAACTTGGCTCATTGAAAGGTAAAAAAATAGTTATTGTAGGAGATATACTCCATTCAAGGGTCGCTTTGAGTAATATATTTTGTTTGAATAAACTTGGAGCCAAAGTGAGAGTCTGTGGACCACCTACTTTGATACCAAAACATATAGCCTCATTGGGAGTGGAAGTAAGTCACGATGTTGAAGCGTGTCTCCGATGGTGTGATGCGGCCAATGTATTGCGGATTCAGCTGGAGCGCCAGGAGATTCCTTATTTACCAAGTTTGCGTGAATATGCACAATATTATGGCATCAATGCGGCCATGCTGAATAGGATTGAAAAACCGATCACTATTATGCATCCCGGGCCTATCAACAGAGGAGTAGAATTGTCTTCTGATGCAGCTGATTCGAAGCAAAGTATTATATTAGAACAAGTAGAAAATGGAGTAGCGATCAGAATGGCGGTACTCTATTTACTGGCCAATAGAAATTAA
- the pyrR gene encoding bifunctional pyr operon transcriptional regulator/uracil phosphoribosyltransferase PyrR: MDRGRIILKHPRFTLTLRRLVYRLIENYDDFKDTCIIGIQPRGVELSDRIFTLITELLPRHQAKYGKLDITFYRDDFRLRKALKANETEMDFVVEDKRVILIDDVLYTGRTIQAALTALNHFGRPSNVELLVLIDRRFNREVPISPDYVGYTVDAVDEAHVVVDWDLNPEKSEVRLYKKKLVD; the protein is encoded by the coding sequence ATGGATCGAGGCCGAATCATACTCAAACATCCCCGCTTTACCCTGACTTTACGACGATTGGTGTATAGGCTGATCGAAAACTATGATGATTTTAAGGATACCTGCATCATCGGCATTCAACCCAGGGGAGTGGAGCTATCTGACAGGATCTTTACGCTGATCACGGAACTGTTACCAAGACATCAAGCCAAATATGGTAAATTGGATATTACATTTTATCGCGATGATTTTAGGCTACGTAAAGCGCTGAAAGCCAATGAGACAGAGATGGATTTTGTAGTGGAAGATAAAAGGGTCATCTTGATAGACGATGTACTGTATACAGGTCGTACGATTCAGGCTGCACTCACTGCTTTAAATCATTTTGGCAGACCGAGCAATGTAGAACTCCTCGTACTCATTGATCGCAGATTTAATCGTGAAGTACCCATCAGTCCAGACTATGTTGGTTATACGGTTGATGCAGTAGATGAAGCCCACGTGGTGGTAGATTGGGATTTGAATCCTGAGAAAAGCGAAGTGAGATTGTATAAAAAAAAATTGGTTGATTGA